From the Deltaproteobacteria bacterium HGW-Deltaproteobacteria-4 genome, one window contains:
- the amrB gene encoding AmmeMemoRadiSam system protein B, whose amino-acid sequence MTSTRPPVVDGSFYPADARQLRTLIASFLGAVPAVSPPCPKAIIVPHAGYIYSGSIAATAYARVAYGRDTIRRVVLLGPAHRLAFHGLALSSADSFTTPLGSVPLDRPSNIALLSLPGVQILDKAHALEHSLEVQLPFLQEVLSDFSLVPIVVGNAPAEAVAKVIEALWGGPETLVVISSDLSHYEDYATAKQHDAATSQAIEKLNPEAIDYHDACGRLPMNGLLLVAKKLGLTVTPYDLRNSGDTAGDRDRVVGYGAYGFV is encoded by the coding sequence ATGACTTCGACCCGTCCCCCGGTAGTGGATGGCAGCTTCTATCCGGCTGATGCCCGGCAGTTGCGCACCCTCATAGCCTCCTTCCTTGGAGCTGTGCCGGCCGTTTCTCCCCCTTGTCCAAAGGCGATTATCGTGCCCCATGCCGGCTATATCTATTCCGGGTCGATTGCCGCCACTGCTTATGCGCGCGTTGCTTACGGGCGTGACACCATTCGGCGGGTTGTCCTCCTTGGCCCTGCTCACCGTCTTGCCTTTCATGGTCTGGCGTTGAGCAGCGCCGATTCCTTTACCACTCCCCTCGGTTCTGTCCCCCTCGATCGCCCGTCGAACATTGCGCTGTTGTCCCTGCCGGGCGTGCAAATTCTCGATAAGGCGCATGCGCTCGAACACAGTCTGGAGGTGCAGCTCCCGTTTCTCCAGGAGGTGTTGTCAGATTTTTCCCTTGTCCCGATTGTGGTCGGCAATGCCCCGGCAGAGGCTGTTGCCAAGGTCATTGAGGCGCTGTGGGGCGGGCCTGAGACTCTGGTCGTGATCAGTTCCGATCTCAGTCATTATGAGGATTATGCGACGGCGAAGCAGCATGATGCCGCGACGTCGCAGGCGATCGAAAAGCTTAATCCTGAAGCCATCGATTATCATGATGCCTGCGGCCGGTTGCCGATGAACGGCCTGCTGCTGGTGGCGAAAAAGTTGGGATTAACCGTAACCCCCTACGATCTGCGTAACTCCGGGGATACTGCTGGCGACCGGGATCGGGTTGTCGGTTATGGAGCTTACGGTTTTGTCTGA
- a CDS encoding AMMECR1 domain-containing protein, producing the protein MELTVLSECRLIRTDQLLLLDLARASIRHGVQAGRPLMVVLEELTDELVMPRASFVTLEKNGRLRGCIGSLEAWRPLAVDVVENAFAAAFRDPRFPPVQDDEVEELEIHLSLLTPPVAMTFSSEDDLLAQLRPGVDGLILSDGHCRGTFLPSVWAELTTPQLFLTQLKRKAGLAADYWSPGVHICRYETEMIE; encoded by the coding sequence ATGGAGCTTACGGTTTTGTCTGAATGTCGTTTGATTCGGACGGATCAGCTTCTTCTTCTTGATCTGGCGCGCGCGTCGATTCGCCATGGAGTGCAGGCGGGGCGCCCTCTCATGGTTGTCCTGGAAGAGCTGACTGACGAATTGGTGATGCCGCGCGCCAGCTTCGTCACTCTGGAGAAAAACGGCCGGTTACGCGGTTGTATCGGTTCCCTCGAAGCTTGGCGCCCCCTCGCCGTTGATGTCGTCGAGAATGCTTTTGCCGCAGCTTTCCGTGATCCCCGTTTTCCTCCGGTGCAAGACGACGAAGTTGAGGAACTGGAAATTCATCTCTCCCTGCTGACCCCGCCGGTCGCCATGACCTTCAGCTCTGAGGACGATCTTCTTGCCCAACTCCGACCCGGGGTGGATGGATTAATCTTATCGGACGGTCACTGCCGCGGTACTTTTCTGCCGTCGGTCTGGGCTGAATTGACGACCCCGCAGCTCTTTTTAACGCAACTCAAACGTAAAGCCGGACTTGCCGCCGATTACTGGTCGCCCGGCGTGCATATCTGTCGATATGAGACGGAGATGATTGAATGA
- a CDS encoding peptidase M16, giving the protein MPLSFSPPGSTFSGYIVRALHPLPELNATMIELRHQVTGARHVHIQTQDRNNLCAIGFRTPPSDSSGVAHILEHTTLCGSRRFPVRDPFFAMIKRSLNTFMNAMTASDWTFYPFASQNPQDVRNLLAIYLDATFFPLLREEDFRQEGHRLEFTDPGDPSTPLQRRGIVYNEMQGAMASPSSLLSRRMSRALYPHTTYHFNSGGEPSEIPKLTWEDLRAFHDDYYHPSNAWFFTYGNLPLEGHLQQIQDEVLCHFGPRQVESAIPPETRLSAPREVVEFYPVETEEDAEKKTFVQIGWLTCDVVDSFERLALSLLSSLLIGNPAAPLYRALLESRLGENLAPGCGYHDDNRTTAFTVGLQGCSSASAAEVEPLILTTLTDVAEQGFTPERIAGAIQRLEFEHREVTGNSYPYALTLLFRMLGPWLHNDDPLSGLQLGANLERLRNEIAAGPFLQNLIRHWFLENPHRVTLILAPDTGLRAREEAEITAELQRVKAELPAAAVEALVTAAQQLQAEQEREQDLSSLPTLTRADIPRKEEALAPLYGAIEQGVAHFVAPTNGIGYVAGHFSAERVPPNLRPFLPLWCALLPQLGAAGSSYVQIAERIEAQTGGIQFSCEILDDIHSMQRFTPVIAMRGKALLPLQEELFRLLGDFCTAPDFSDRERLSTLLGQVQANLENSIVTAGHSYAARAAAAHLTVAARQREEWGGISLLQRVRALAGNAETLSRFAGDLAAISAALIDSSTLHFGVTAEAGKFAAIDVPLAHFQQRLPLLPASHSVPPPLSPQSVRLGWSFNTPVNFVAQVWTGVPLAHPDGAALSLLAKMLRAAYLHREIREKGGAYGGMASYDAESGLFSCLSYRDPHLLRTLEVFVAAAEWGARGMFSAADLEEALLAVFAELDRPLSPGGCGAREFANWQQGLTLEIRQECRDRLLAVTRNDLMRVAELYLLEQRSQSAISVIAGEETLLRANAETKEHPFTLARI; this is encoded by the coding sequence ATGCCCCTTTCTTTTTCTCCGCCGGGTTCGACCTTCTCCGGTTATATCGTCCGTGCCCTGCATCCTCTTCCTGAACTGAATGCTACCATGATCGAATTGCGACACCAGGTGACCGGGGCGCGGCATGTCCACATCCAAACGCAAGACCGCAACAACCTGTGTGCCATCGGTTTTCGCACTCCACCCTCTGACTCCAGCGGCGTTGCCCATATCCTCGAACACACCACGCTTTGCGGTTCCCGGCGTTTTCCGGTGCGCGATCCCTTCTTCGCCATGATCAAGCGCAGTCTCAATACCTTCATGAATGCCATGACCGCCAGCGACTGGACTTTTTACCCCTTTGCTTCCCAGAATCCTCAGGATGTGCGTAATCTTCTGGCCATCTACCTCGATGCGACCTTCTTCCCGTTGCTGCGGGAAGAGGATTTCCGCCAGGAAGGGCATCGTCTCGAATTTACCGATCCTGGTGATCCTTCAACGCCGCTGCAGCGCCGGGGGATTGTTTACAATGAGATGCAGGGGGCGATGGCTTCTCCGTCTTCACTCCTGTCGCGGCGGATGAGTCGTGCACTTTATCCGCACACTACTTATCACTTTAATTCGGGGGGGGAACCTTCGGAAATCCCCAAGTTGACCTGGGAAGATTTGCGGGCTTTTCATGACGATTACTATCACCCGTCAAATGCCTGGTTCTTTACTTACGGTAATCTCCCGCTGGAAGGGCATCTGCAGCAAATCCAGGACGAAGTCCTTTGTCACTTCGGCCCACGGCAGGTGGAGAGCGCTATCCCGCCAGAGACGCGTTTATCGGCGCCAAGGGAGGTGGTCGAATTTTATCCAGTTGAGACTGAAGAAGACGCCGAAAAGAAGACCTTCGTCCAGATCGGCTGGCTGACCTGCGATGTCGTCGATAGTTTTGAACGTCTGGCTTTGTCGCTGCTGTCGAGCCTGCTTATCGGTAATCCGGCGGCGCCCCTATATCGGGCCCTCCTGGAATCGCGCCTCGGTGAAAATCTTGCGCCCGGTTGCGGCTACCACGATGATAATCGTACCACCGCCTTTACCGTCGGCCTGCAGGGCTGCAGCAGCGCCAGTGCGGCAGAGGTCGAGCCGTTGATCCTGACGACTCTGACCGACGTGGCGGAGCAGGGCTTCACTCCGGAGCGGATCGCCGGAGCGATCCAGCGCCTCGAATTCGAACATCGTGAAGTGACAGGGAATTCCTATCCCTATGCCCTCACCCTCCTCTTTCGTATGCTCGGCCCGTGGTTGCATAATGATGATCCCCTGTCAGGACTCCAGTTGGGGGCCAATCTTGAGCGCTTGCGCAATGAAATCGCTGCCGGCCCTTTTTTACAGAATCTCATCCGTCACTGGTTTCTTGAAAATCCGCATCGCGTGACCCTGATCCTTGCTCCTGATACCGGGCTGCGCGCTCGTGAAGAGGCGGAGATTACTGCAGAATTGCAGCGCGTGAAGGCAGAGTTGCCGGCTGCGGCGGTTGAGGCGTTAGTGACGGCTGCACAGCAGTTGCAGGCCGAGCAGGAGCGGGAACAGGATCTCTCTTCCTTGCCAACCCTGACGCGGGCAGATATCCCCCGGAAAGAGGAAGCTCTTGCCCCTCTTTATGGCGCGATAGAGCAAGGAGTTGCCCATTTTGTCGCCCCGACCAATGGCATCGGTTATGTCGCAGGACACTTTTCCGCCGAGCGCGTGCCCCCTAACCTTCGCCCGTTTCTACCGTTGTGGTGCGCCCTGTTGCCACAACTCGGCGCCGCTGGATCTTCGTATGTGCAGATTGCCGAACGGATCGAAGCCCAGACCGGCGGGATTCAATTCTCCTGTGAGATTCTCGACGATATCCATTCAATGCAGCGCTTTACTCCAGTCATCGCGATGCGAGGTAAGGCTCTTCTCCCTTTGCAGGAAGAGCTTTTCCGACTGCTCGGCGATTTCTGTACCGCCCCGGACTTCAGCGATCGCGAACGTTTATCGACACTTTTGGGGCAAGTCCAGGCAAATCTGGAAAATTCGATCGTGACGGCCGGACACAGTTATGCTGCCCGGGCAGCGGCAGCACATCTGACGGTGGCGGCGCGCCAGCGGGAAGAATGGGGGGGGATTTCTTTGCTGCAGCGGGTGCGTGCCCTCGCCGGCAACGCAGAGACTTTGAGCCGCTTTGCCGGTGATCTGGCAGCGATCAGCGCTGCCCTGATCGATTCTTCGACACTGCACTTCGGGGTGACGGCTGAAGCGGGAAAATTTGCGGCGATCGATGTCCCACTGGCCCACTTTCAACAACGTTTGCCGCTCCTGCCTGCCAGCCACAGTGTCCCGCCTCCTTTGTCGCCGCAGTCCGTTCGTCTCGGTTGGAGTTTTAACACCCCGGTTAATTTTGTCGCCCAGGTCTGGACCGGCGTTCCCTTGGCGCATCCGGACGGTGCAGCCCTCTCTCTGCTGGCAAAAATGTTACGAGCCGCATATCTGCATCGGGAGATTCGCGAAAAAGGCGGGGCATACGGGGGGATGGCGAGTTACGATGCGGAGTCCGGCCTCTTCTCCTGCCTTTCTTATCGGGATCCCCACTTGCTGCGAACTCTGGAGGTCTTTGTCGCGGCAGCCGAGTGGGGCGCGAGGGGGATGTTTAGTGCTGCTGATCTCGAAGAAGCCCTGCTGGCGGTCTTTGCCGAACTCGATCGCCCTCTTTCGCCCGGCGGTTGTGGTGCCCGTGAGTTTGCCAACTGGCAGCAGGGTTTGACGCTGGAAATTCGTCAAGAGTGTCGCGACCGCCTCCTGGCGGTGACCCGGAACGATTTGATGCGCGTGGCTGAACTCTACCTTCTCGAACAGCGCAGCCAGAGTGCGATCTCTGTCATCGCCGGTGAAGAGACCTTGCTGCGTGCCAATGCCGAGACGAAAGAGCACCCATTCACTCTTGCGCGGATTTAA